A single Mytilus trossulus isolate FHL-02 chromosome 12, PNRI_Mtr1.1.1.hap1, whole genome shotgun sequence DNA region contains:
- the LOC134693443 gene encoding transmembrane protein 180-like, whose product MGIINLRIPMDICYGSMSLFLTILHNVFLLYHVDMFVTVYKIDKTSFWIGETIFLIWNSFNDPLFGWLSDSKYLSNSVSTTQDIVMQRLNNLSINGPLFTLTFLMFWFPWGYPWLQFIVCLCLYDTFLTMIDLHHSALLADLAISSEARTKLNAKSSLFSALGSASVFLSYILWDKSNFTSFRIYCVCISVVSLLGFTVMASAMKQSYAKEHHVHNITTRKTESHERPEETASPQSKSILVFVKQLMKHKNFKYFSVMNLIQVFHCHFNSNFFPLFLENLLGGYSSGLGAFLIGISFLAPHINNLYFLSLCRRFGVYNVINLLFFVKLLISITMFVAGPKNIWLLCLFVASNRVFTEGTCKLLNLVISDLVDEDFVLHKRKKAVSALMFGTAALVSKPGQTFAPLLGTWLLALQTGHEIFQQGSSVSGDITSPNPLFLDQQRHGIFNMLVYVPIVCASLQLFIWSRFTLKNDRLKWVKSARSGAEHSIV is encoded by the exons atggGTATAATAAATCTACGAATTCCAATGGACATTTGTTACGGGTCTATGTCCTTGTTCTTAACAATTTTACATAATGTCTTTCTATTATATCATGTTGATATGTTTGTGACAGTTTACAAAATCGACAAAACCTCATTTTGGATTGGAGAAACAATTTTCCTGATTTGGAATTCCTTTAATGATCCACTTTTTGGTTGGCTCAGTGATAGTAAATATCTCAGCAATTCTGTTTCCACAACTCAAGACATTGTTATGCAACGGCTGAATAATTTATCTATAAACGGTCCCTTGTTTACGTtgacatttttaatgttttggttCCCATGGGGATATCCATGGTTAcagtttattgtttgtttatgtttgtatgACACGTTTTTAACCATGATCGACCTCCATCACTCAGCTTTACTTGCCGATCTTGCAATATCGTCAGAAGCAAGGACGAAGTTAAATGCCAAGAGTTCATTATTTAGTGCTCTAGGGTCAGCGTCTGTGTTCTTGTCCTACATTTTATGGGACAAATCTAATTTTACCTCCTTCAGGATATACTGTGTTTGTATATCTGTTGTTTCCTTACTTGGATTTACTGTGATGGCTAGTGCAATGAAACAGTCTTATGCTAAAGAACATCATGTACATAATATAACAACCAGAAAGACAGAGTCTCATGAAAG accAGAAGAAACAGCATCACCACAAAGCAAGTCTATTTTAGTCTTTGTCAAACAGCTTATGAAACACaagaattttaaatatttctctgTGATGAATCTAATACAg GTTTTCCATTGTCATTTCAACAGCAATTTTTTCCCACTCTTCCTAGAGAACCTATTAGGTGGTTATAGTTCTGGTTTAGGAGCTTTTCTTATAG GAATATCTTTTCTAGCACCACATATCAACAATTTATATTTCCTGTCCCTGTGTAGAAGGTTTGGAGTCTATAATGTGATAAATCTGCTGTTTTTTGTCAAACTGTTGATCAGTATAACAATGTTTGTTGCAGGaccaaaaaatatatggttgCTATGCCTTTTTGTAGCTAG TAATAGAGTATTCACAGAAGGaacatgtaaattattaaatcTAGTCATCAGTGATTTAGTGGATGAAGATTTTGTATTACATAAACGTAAAAAGGCTGTGTCAGCATTAATGTTTGGTACAGCTGCACTCGTCTCTAAACCAGGACAGACATTTGCTCCATTGCTTGGTACATGGCTGTTAGCTTTACAAACAG GTCATGAAATTTTTCAACAAGGAAGTAGTGTTAGTGGAGACATAACCAGTCCAAACCCATTATTTCTGGATCAGCAAAGACATGGAATCTTTAACATGCTTGTTTATGTACCAATTGTATGTGCCTCATTGCAGCTGTTTATTTGGTCTCGGTTTACACTGAAGAATGATAGACTGAAATGGGTGAAGTCTGCTCGGTCAGGGGCAGAGCATTCTATTGTTTAG
- the LOC134693444 gene encoding peptidyl-prolyl cis-trans isomerase H-like has product MSYSEKPNNTNNPVVFFDISIGNTEQGRLKIELFADVVPKSAENFRQFCTGEYKKDGIPMGFKGCTFHRVIKDFMVQGGDFVNGDGTGICSIYGGIAFSDENFKMKHVGPGILSMANSGKDSNGCQFFITSTKCDFLDGKHVVFGKVVDGLLILRKIENVPTGPNNKPKIAVVITQCGEM; this is encoded by the exons ATGTCGTATTCAGAAAAACCAAATAACACTAACAATCCCGTAGTTTTCTTTGATATTTCAATTGGAAACACA GAACAAGGAAGATTGAAGATTGAACTATTTGCAGATGTTGTTCCAAAATCGGCAGAAAATTTCAG ACAGTTTTGTACTGGGGAATACAAGAAAGATGGCATTCCTATGGGATTTAAAGGGTGTACATTTCACAG AGTGATAAAAGATTTCATGGTGCAAGGAGGTGATTTTGTAAAT GGTGATGGAACAGGTATTTGTAGTATATATGGTGGAATTGCCTTTTCTgatgaaaactttaaaatgaagCATGTTGGACCTGGTATTTTATCTATG GCCAATAGTGGAAAAGACAGTAATGGTTGTCAGTTTTTCATCACATCAACAAAATGTGACTTTTTAGATGGTAAACATGTTGTCTTTG gtAAAGTGGTAGATGGACTGTTAATTCTGAGGAAAATAGAAAATGTTCCAACAGGACCAAATAATAAACCTAAAATAGCAGTTGTAATAACACAATGTGGAGAAATGTGA